Sequence from the Janthinobacterium lividum genome:
ATTCGTCGATGACATCGCCGCCGCCCGAGGTATGCATCCAGCCGAGACGGTCGTTAAAACCCTGGTAGACAAAGAACTGGCCCCAGGTGACGGCGCCATACGCGTTCAAGCCTTCGCCGCTGGTGACTTGCACTTCGGGGCGGAAGTAGAACGAGGTGTGCGGATTGATCATCAGCAGCGCATGGCCGTTTTTCGTGATGGCGGGCGCGATGGCGAAGCCGTTCGAGCCGCTCGGCTCCGGGTCCAAGCCCGTCTCCACGCTGGCCAGCGCCACGGCGGCAGGCCTGGCTTGCTGGCCATAGAACGCTTCGAGCTGCGCCAGGTTGACCGATTCGATATCGCCGCCGATGCTGCCTTCGCTGAAGCTCAAGGCCATCCACGGCTCGAAATGCGCGATCAGCCGCGGTTTCACCTGCGGATGCGTGGCCAGGTAAAAATTCAGGCCATCGGCAAAGGCGTCCATCAGCTTGCGCAGCCACGGCGGGCTGGCGCGGTACTGCGCCTGCAAGTCGGCCGGATCGATGAAGAGCTTCATGCGCAGGTCGCGGTACAGTTCCCGCTCGCCCTCCACTTCCGCCATGCGCCCCATGGCGTTGATGTAATTGAGTTCCACGCGGGGGAAATCGTCCTCGGCCTGCGCATACATCAGGCCAAAGACGGCATCCGCATCGCTCTTGCCCGTCACATGGGGCACGCCCCACGTGTCGCGCGCGATGCTGACATTGGCGGCTTGCGCCTGCCAGCGGGCCATGTCCGCGACAGAAACGGCACTGGTAGCGGCGGCGGCCAGCGCGGGCGTAGCGGCAACGATGCCGCAGGCGATGGCGGCGAACAGGGTACGGCTATGCAGCATGCACTACTCCAGAATCAAGTCGGCAATCAGGATGCATCGATCAGCGCGGCGATGCGCTGGTTCAATTCGGTATTTTCCGCCTGCAGCTGCGCCACCTTCTGTTTCAGGCTGGCGATCTCGCCGCGCAGGCGTTCCGCTTCGGACGGCGCCTGCGCCGCGTTCTCCGCCCACGGCTCGTTGCCCGTTTCCGGCGTGTCCTGCGATACATGCACCTTCGGCTCGCGCGGCGTGCGCGTGGCGGCGCGCTGTTCGCGGATTTCCTTGGCCGCCTGGCGTAATAATTTCTTGCCGCCGGCGACGGCCGCCACCTGCTCTTCCGGCGGCAGGGACGCCACGGTGGCCGCCGCATTGATGGAGATCGTGCCCGAGCGGACGGCTTCCACCAGTTCCGGCGACGCCGCCTTCTGGATCTTCTCGATCTGGCTGATCTGGTTGCTGCTCAAGCGGGCCGCCTTGGCCACTTCTTCGCGCGTGCTCATGGCCGGCTTCGGCGCGTTTTCGCCATCCGGCGCATCCTGGGCACTGACGGGCGCCGGGCTGCGCGCAGCGACGATTTCCTTCTTGCGCAAGGCCAGCACGCCGCGCTGGAAGTCCGACACGCTGCGGCGCGCCAGGTGATTGTCGATCATCCACAGCATGACATCGTCGAGCGAGGTAAAGCTGGTGTTCTGGATGGTCTTGAATTCGATGCCGTGCTGGCGGCAGATGGCGTAGCGGTTATGCCCGTCGATCAGCACGTCGTTCCACAGCACCAGCGCGTCGCGGCAGCCTTCGGCCAGCAGGCTGCGTTCGAGCGCCGCGTATTCGCTGGCGGTAAGCGGATCGATATACGACTGCAGCACCTGATTGATAGTGATATTCATGGTTGTCCTCAATATTGCGGCGCGATGGTCCGCGCCGGCACGAATGCTACACCATCCGCCACCCCTGGCCGGGTAAAATCACGGCGGCACAGCTCATACAAAAACACGGACCATGAAAAGAAAGTACGCCACCGCGATCATTTTTACCGTTGCCGCCATCGGCTTCACCTGGGTCAGCCCCTATATCGCCATGTACCGCATCAGCATCGCGGCGAAATCCGTGCGCCTGGAAACCCTGGCGCAGCAGACCGACCTGCCCGCCGTGCGCGCCAGCGTGGCACGCCAGTTGCGGGCGGCCGGCGAAACGGCCAACGAGGACGATTTCAAGGAAATGCTCGACACCATCGTCTCGCCGCCCGGCATTACGGTATTGATCCTGCACGGCAAGCAGGGGGCGGACGGCAAGCGCCACGACTTCGGCATGGCATACCGCTCGTGGAACGAAGTGGTGCTGCGGCGCAGCGGCGCTGGCCCCGCCGCCAGCCAATTTTTGCTGCGCCGCCATGGCATCTGGGATTGGAAACTGACGGACATCACCTTGCCGCCGGAATTACTCTGACGAAACTTGATCTAAAACAACACTTACCTAAACCACCATATTGATTTTGGGAAATATTATGTAGAATGCCAACACTTCAGGCGCACCGGGTCGCCAGGCATCCAAAAGATTGCACAATGAAAAGAATGATGCTTCTTGCTGTAGTGGCACTGGTCGCGCTGGCCGGCGTCTTCTATGGCAGCCCGTATTTCACCATGAACAAGATACGCGCGGCCACGATGGACGAGGATACGCAGGCCCTGGCCGCGCATATCGACCTGCCCCAGCTGCGCGGCAGCCTGGGGCAGCAACTGCATGCCCTGTTCTCGGCGCCGGAAGTGGCCGACGACATCAGCCCCGACGTCATCGACCCTTTACTCGATACCATGCTGATGCCCGAGGGCATCGTCGCCTTGATGAAGCTCAATGACCGCTACGAACACCCGATCGCCAAGGTCAGCGATATCAGCGGCCGCAAGCGTACAACCAAACCCGACTACAAACTGCGCTACACCTCCTGGGACAGCGTCGTGGTGCAGCGCGCGCACAGCAAAAGCCATATCGGCGAGCTGACCCTGGCGCGCGACGGCCTGTGGCACTGGAAGCTGGTGTCGGTGGCCCTGCCGAAAAACTTGCTGGCCGACGCGTAAGGCACCAGGCCCGCGTAGCGGCAAACCAGCGGCGGTGCGACACTGCTATCATCGGGTTTTGATTTCCAACGGAGGCAACATGTCAGACTTGGTACAACACGCATTGATCCACGCGGGCAAACCGGCCACCACGCCGTGGGTGGTGACCCTGACCAGCGGTGA
This genomic interval carries:
- a CDS encoding DUF2939 domain-containing protein, producing the protein MKRKYATAIIFTVAAIGFTWVSPYIAMYRISIAAKSVRLETLAQQTDLPAVRASVARQLRAAGETANEDDFKEMLDTIVSPPGITVLILHGKQGADGKRHDFGMAYRSWNEVVLRRSGAGPAASQFLLRRHGIWDWKLTDITLPPELL
- a CDS encoding DUF2939 domain-containing protein, translated to MLLAVVALVALAGVFYGSPYFTMNKIRAATMDEDTQALAAHIDLPQLRGSLGQQLHALFSAPEVADDISPDVIDPLLDTMLMPEGIVALMKLNDRYEHPIAKVSDISGRKRTTKPDYKLRYTSWDSVVVQRAHSKSHIGELTLARDGLWHWKLVSVALPKNLLADA